From the genome of Pseudomonas mohnii:
GAAGAGCCGTGCTCATGAGCGAGAAAAAAAAGCTACTGTTAACCGGCGCCAGCCGCGGCATTGGCCATGCGACGGTCAAGCATTTCAATGCGGCCGGCTGGGAAGTATTCACCGCCTCCCGGCAAAGCTGGGTCGCTGAATGCCCTTGGGCGGAAGGCTTGCTCAACCATATCCATCTGGATCTTGAGGACATCGACAGTGTCAGCGCCAGCCTGGCGACCATTAAGGAAAAACTCGGGGGACGGCTTGATGCGCTGGTAGACAACGCTGGCGTGTCACCAAAAAGTCCGGAAGGTGGTCGACTTGGCGTGCTGGAAACCGATTACGCCACGTGGTTGAAGGTGTTCAACGTCAACCTGTTCTCTACCGCCCTCCTCGCTCGCGGCCTGTTCGATGAACTGAAAGCCGCCCAGGGCAGCATCATCAATGTCACGTCCATTGCGGGTTCCAAGGTGCACCCTTTTGCTGGCGTTGCCTACGCCACTTCCAAGGCGGCGCTCTCGGCTCTGACTCGGGAAATGGCCTATGATTTCGGCCCGCACGGGGTGCGGGTCAACGCCATTGCCCCCGGCGAAATTGACACCTCCATCCTGTCTCCGGGCACCACCGACATCGTCGAGCGACTGGTACCCATGAATCGCTTGGGCAAACCGGAGGAAGTCGCCTCGCTGATCTACTTCCTCTGCACCAGCGGCGCTTCTTACGTAAACGGAGCGGAAATTCACGTCAATGGTGGCCAGCATGTCTGATGCCATCATGGTCAAGGGGTGTTGCACCGAATTGATGACCACCCAGGCGCCAAACGTGTCGCCTGCCGAAGCACTGGAAATCGCTGATCGGGTATACGGCCTCAAAGGCACGCTGAAGCTGCTCAATGGCGAACGCGATGCCAACTTTCTCATCCGGTCCAACCGCGGCGCCTTCGTCCTGAAATTCATCAACCCAGCCGAAGATCCCGGCGTCATCAGCTTCCAGACCCAGGCGTTGCTGCACATCGAGCGGCACGGTGCGCACCTGCCGGTTCCGCGTGTGCTGCCTGCACTCAGTGGGGAGGTTGAACCGAAGGTGCTGGTGAGCGAGCAAACACTGACACTGCGCACCGTCAGCTACCTGGACGGTATTTCGCAGAATCTGGGCAAGCCCAGCGTTGCGCTGATGCGCGAACTCGGTACGTCCCTGGCCGAAATCAACCTGGCCCTCAATGACTTCCAGCACCCTGCCGCTCATCGCGATCTGCTCTGGGATGTCGGCCACGCGGAGCGAATCAGGCCGTATCTGGATAACCTGGACGTCGATCAACTGCCATTGGTTTGCGCCCTGCTGGACAGCTACGAGACTTCGGTAAAACCGCGTCTGGCCAAACTGCGTGCGCAGGTGATTCATAACGATCTAAACCCGCACAACGTCATGCTCGACTGCGAAACCGCCAGCCGCGTTGCGGCCATCATTGACTTCGGCGATGCCCTCCACGCCCCGCTAATCAACGAATTGGGAACGGCTCTCTCATATCAGTTCGACGCCGACGCCACCGACCCACTCTGGCAGATCAAGGCCTTTGTCGCCGCCTACCACGCAAAGATCCCGTTGCAGCGCGAGGAGCTGGCTGTACTCGGCGAACTCATCGCCATGCGCATGGCCATGGCCATTACCATCGCCCAGTGGCGCGCCAGCCTGTATCCGGAAAACCGCACCTACGTCCTGCGTAACCTGCGCACCACCTGGCGCAATCTGCAATGCCTCACCGCCTTGCCCGAGGGGTTGCTGACCCAAAGCCTGATCAACGCCTGCACACCGGAGGCTCCATGAGTTCATCCACCGCCGC
Proteins encoded in this window:
- a CDS encoding SDR family NAD(P)-dependent oxidoreductase, which produces MSEKKKLLLTGASRGIGHATVKHFNAAGWEVFTASRQSWVAECPWAEGLLNHIHLDLEDIDSVSASLATIKEKLGGRLDALVDNAGVSPKSPEGGRLGVLETDYATWLKVFNVNLFSTALLARGLFDELKAAQGSIINVTSIAGSKVHPFAGVAYATSKAALSALTREMAYDFGPHGVRVNAIAPGEIDTSILSPGTTDIVERLVPMNRLGKPEEVASLIYFLCTSGASYVNGAEIHVNGGQHV
- a CDS encoding phosphotransferase, with the translated sequence MSDAIMVKGCCTELMTTQAPNVSPAEALEIADRVYGLKGTLKLLNGERDANFLIRSNRGAFVLKFINPAEDPGVISFQTQALLHIERHGAHLPVPRVLPALSGEVEPKVLVSEQTLTLRTVSYLDGISQNLGKPSVALMRELGTSLAEINLALNDFQHPAAHRDLLWDVGHAERIRPYLDNLDVDQLPLVCALLDSYETSVKPRLAKLRAQVIHNDLNPHNVMLDCETASRVAAIIDFGDALHAPLINELGTALSYQFDADATDPLWQIKAFVAAYHAKIPLQREELAVLGELIAMRMAMAITIAQWRASLYPENRTYVLRNLRTTWRNLQCLTALPEGLLTQSLINACTPEAP